The nucleotide sequence TAGGTCGTGGGCCACCTGCACGGGGTCAGGGCGGCGGTAAAAGTCAAGCGCAATCTTCATGAATACGACGAACAACTGTGGGTGTCACTGGAGAGCTATGCCTGCACTACGAAGAATGCTGCCTCAGGGCTTCTCAACAGCATTAGGGGCAGGCAAGCAGACCAGCCACCATGAGATGGATACGCACGCTACGGAAAACAAGCAACCGCAAACCAGAAACTCCTCTCTATCTTTGTGGCTGTAAAGGTGGCCGGACTCTGATTGGAGAGCGAGGCTGAAAAGGGAATTCGGTTGAAATCCGGAGCTGTCCCCGCAACTGTACGCTTCACGAGTTTGGCGCGCCTCTGCTGCCACTGTTTCAGCGAAAGCTTTTTCCAAACAACCGGGAAAAGCTGGAGAAATGGGAAGGCGGCGCACCGGAAGCAAGCCAGGAGACCTGCCTTTGCTGTTTTTATGTTCAGCGCTTTCGGAGGAAGAGCGGAGAACGAATGCAGTGGCGGCCTTCAAGTCGCTGATTTTTTTCTGTTTTCGGCCTCGGCTTTGGGGTGGTTGTCTGGTAAGCCAGAGCCACGCTGTAAGTTTTGAACTAAATTTTCCTGACTTGGAGATTTGGTTCCGATGATTGATTTTAGTGGGCAGTTGAAAAGCTCGAAGCTGCTTTGCCGCGGCGGCGCCACCGCGCTACTAGCCGTGCTTGGGCTAGCGAGTGCTCCAGCAAAGGCGCAGCAGGCCTCTACTTCTCCCCTCGACTCCATTCAATCGTTGCCCAACGTGCGGGTACAGGGTATTCACCTAAGCCGCTTTGCGGTTGGCAGCCGCGTCAGCACGCTCGATTCTAGTGCGTTTGCTATAACAGGTAGCACAGTAGCCGACGCCTTAGCAGTTCGCACCCCTCTCTACCTGAAAGAATACGGCCCAGGTCAGTTGGCATCCATTGCCATTCGGGGTACGTCGGCGCAGCATACAGCGGTACTTTGGAACGGCTTCAACATCATGCTGCCCACGTTGGGCCAGAACGACTTTGCCCTCCTACCATTAAGTGGCGTTAGCCAAGTGGCTGTACAGCATGGGCCGGCTGGCGGCACCTACGGCACGGGGGCAGTAGGCGGCACTTTGTTGCTGTCGGCCCCCGCCGTGTGGGGCGCGGGCCCCCGGGTACGGGTGCAGGCTGATGCCGGTAGCTATGGCCTACGCGCTGGCAGTGTAGAGGGCAGCTTCAGCAACCAACGCATAGCGATGCGCACGGCCGCCTCCTACCGCACGGCCGACAACGATTTTCCGTACGAAGTGCGCGAAATAACCGGCTTAACTCGCTACCGCCAACAAAACGCCGCGCAACAGCAGTGGAGTTTCGCGCAGGATGCTACGCTACGGGTAGGACAACAAGGAGAAGTGCAGGCCTCGGTATGGCTCACAGAAGCCAACCGCGAAATTCAACCTTCTATAGGTTCGGCCAATAGCAACGCCACCCAACACGATCAAAGCCGCCGGTTGCTGGCTGGGTACCGGCATGTTTCGGCGCGGCACGAGTCGGGCGTACGGGTGGCGTGGTTTGAAGACGTGCTCGACTACCTGAGCGACGGCGTGGAGAGTTTTTCACAAGTGCGCACAACGCAAGCCCAGGCCGACCATACCGTCAACTTCAAGAGCAAAGCCAGCCTCCGGGGCGGTGTAGAAGCGCAACATTTTGCTGTAGCGCCTGGCCTGTACAGAGGCGCCGTGGATGAAAACCGTTTTGCGGGCTACCTATTATTCCGCTACGACCCCCACCCAGTGCTGCACCTCTCTGCCAACCTGCGCCAGGCTATACTGCCTGGCCGCCAGGTGCCTCTTACGCCTACTGTTGGAGCGGAGTGGGAAGTGTTGCATACAGAACAGCAACAGGTACTAGTGAAGGCCAGTGCTTCGCGCAGCTACCGGGCCCCTACTCTCAATGAGCGGTACTGGCCCCAGGGCGGAAACCCCGATCTGCGACCCGAGAGCGGCTACGGGTATGAAGCCGGACTGCAACACAGCATCAAGCCAACCAAGCAGCTGAAAGTATCGTCGGAACTCACGGCGTTTCAGCAACTGGTAGACGATTGGGTGGAATGGCGCACCGATCCGCGGACCAGCTTCATTTCACCCAACAACCTGCGGCAAGTGCGCGCGCGGGGCCTAGAAGCCAGCAGCCACTTGACATGGCGACAGGGGCAGTACCAGCTTCAGGCCCGGGCTAGTTACGCCCTGACGCAATCAGAGAAGACACGCGGTGCTTCCGATGATTTGGTACCCGTTGGCAGACAGTTGGCATACGTGCCACTACACACGGCTGCCCTCACCACCGACCACAGCTGGCGCCGCTGGCAGGTAGCTACAGCACTCCGATTTACGGGCTACCGCTACGTGTATACGGGCACCCAGTATCTGCCAGCTTATGCCCTGCTGAATGCCACCGTCAGCTACACCCTGCGCCTACAGCAAACCTACGCGTTGACTGTGACCGGACAGGGCTTCAATCTTACCAATACCAGCTACCAAACCTACGAGGCCCGGGCCATGCCGCCGCGTTGGGGGAGCCTGGGGTTGCGCCTGCAATGGCGCTAGCATTGTTTTCACATCTTTCCTACTTCTTTTTCATGTCGACATCCTTCCGCATTTTTCCTTTGTTCACGCGTGCAGTTGCTGTGGGCGCCGGGGCACTGGCCCTTCTGAGCTGTAACCCTGATGACGATAGTCAGTCCACTCCGCTCTATAACTTGAGCAAGGACGGCAGCAACGTACTCGTGCTGAACGAAGGGCAGTTTGGCACGCCAAACGGCGAAATCAGCCTATTTAGCAAGACCACGAAGAAAATTCTGAACAACAACGCTTTCCGCACCATCAACCAGCGCGACATCGGCGACGTGATACAGTCCATGCTGGTTGTGGGCGACCGGGGATACATCGTGGTCAACAACAGCAAGAAGGTGGAGGTAATTGACGTTCGCACCTTCGGCGAAGTAGCTACTGTGGATGGCTTGGATCAGCCCCGCTACGCCGTAGCCGCCGGCCCCGACAAAGTGTATATCAGCGAATGGACATCGGGAACTACTGGCCGGGTAGCCGTGCTAGATACCCGCACCAACAAAGTCAGCAAAACAGTTCCGGTGGGTGGCCGGCCCGAGCAAATGCTGCTGGCCGGTGGCAAGGTCTACGTTCCGAACTCCGACCAGAACACCGTTACGGTAATCAATGCCAGCACCGACGCGGTGGAAAGCACCCTGACCGTGACGGAAGGCCCCAGCGCGTTGGTGCAGGATGCCTCCGGCGCTATTTGGGTGTCGTGCAGCGGAATCACCCGCTATGGTGGGCCTCCAAGCTACGCCGTTATTTCCTCCACCCCCGGCAGCCTAATCAAGCTGAATGCGGCGGCTTCCGCAGCGGCGCTTACCCTGCCATTCACTCGTAGCGGCCCCGCCAACTTGCAGCTCAATGCCGCAGGCACCGAACTCTATTACCGGTACAGTGGTGGAGTGTATCGGATGAGCACCACGGCTAGCACGTTGCCCACCACGCCGATAATCCGACGCAGCTTTTATGGCTTCAACGTTGACCCGCAAGACAATACCATCTACGGGGCAATAGCACCATACACTACCACCGGCAAGTTTATCCGCTACCAAGCCAGCGGTACAGCCATTGACTCTTTCAACGTAGGCTTGCTGCCGAACGGGTTTGTGTTCTACTAAACCGTGTAAAGCAATACCAACAGCATAACGGATGGCTTCAGTAGGCAAGCTGCCGTTCGCACTTCTTTTCAACAACAAAGGCCAGCTCCGTGGAGCTGGCCTTTGTTGTTGGTTCTGGTTTGGCAAAAAAGCTAATCTGCCATACCGTCGTTGTTGCGGTCTTTGCGGTCGGCGGCTTCTTCGTACACTTGGCGGGTGCTAGGAGCGGTGCTGGTGTCGGCCTGCGTGCCGGAGGTAGCAGAGTCGCCAGCGGCGGTGCCAGTCTGCAGGTCGTTGGAGTCGTTGTCTTTGGCACCATCACGCTCCACATTGGTGTCTCCGGTGTCGTTGCCGGTGTTGCAGGAAGTGGTGAAAGACGTGGCGGTGAGCAGGGCGGCAGCAACCAGCAGGCGGGGCAGCAAAGAATATTTCATGGCAGAAAGTAAGTGGAATGGCAGTGTGGCGGGCAAGATAGCCTTCGTCTACTACGGCAAAGCCCGAGCATCGTTACTGCTACGCGTAGCGCAGCCACTCTGACCTGTGGCAGAACCCGGTATATTTGCCGCTCTGTTGTTGATCTATGAGCCGTCCTGTTTCCCCTTCTTTCAACTATCAGCCACTGCTACGAAGAGCTGGTATTCTGGCTGCTGTGAGCCTAGCCCTAGCATTGGCGCTGATAACTTTTTTATTCGGAATTGAAGACGAATTTTTCAGCCGATGGATCAGCGCTTTTTTCGTATTTTTCTGGCTGTTGGCGGTAACATTTTTAGGGGTAGTGCCCTTTGTAACCTGGGTAGCCACTCACTGGTTTGGAAAGAGTTGGACGGGCGCTACGGCTCCGCTCCCTCGCAAAGCCAAACCGGCCTCTCCGGTGGCAACCGTTCGCAAACCTGTGCGTACAGTATCTGGTCGTAATAAATAATAATCCATAACCCGTGAAAACAACACTGCTTCATATCAAGAACATGGTTTGCCCACGCTGCGTGGAAGCCGTCCGCACCGTACTCGAGCAAGCTGGTTACCACCCGACGGAAGTAACGTTGGGCCATGCGCAGCTCGATAAAGACACTCCTGCCGACCCTGCTGCTGTGGCCCCTATCTTGCGTGAAGCTGGTTTTGACGTGCTCATGGGCCGAGCCGAGCAAATGACCGAGCAAATCAAAGGCGCTCTAGCTGAATACCTAGAGCACCTGCGCACGGCCCGGATGCCTCTTACCACGTCGGCTTTCCTTACCGACCGGTTTGCCGCCACGTACTCGCACTTAAGCAAAGTATTTTCGCGCACCGCCAACCTCACCATCGAAAAATACCTGATTCGGTTGAAGATCGAGCAGGTGAAAGAAATGTTGAGCTACGGCGAAATGACCCTCAGCGAAATTGCTGACCAGATGCGCTACAGCAGCGGCCAACACCTAAGCAACCAGTTCCGCCAAGTAACCGGCCGCTCGGTCAGCGAATTCCGCCGCGACATCCTGCCCAAGCGCTTGTCGCTCGACCAACTGGCTTAGTATATACAACGATATAGCAGTAAACCGCCCGGCTCCTTTCAAGGAAGCCGGGCGGTTCTTTTTTATTCGGGGTGTTGTGTACCGTTAGCCACTGGTTGGGAACGTACTGATGCCTAACGACGTTTTGCCGAGCCGTATCTTTGCGGCTCGCTTTGTTGTTGTATTGTCGTGTCCACTCTCCGTATCCTGCTTATTACGCCGCCGCTAACGCAGCTCAACACGCCGTATCCGGCAACGGCCTACCTAAAAGGGTTTCTGAGCGGACGCGGCTACAGCCATGTCAAGCAGGCCGATTTAGGCTTGGAGCTGGTGCTCAAGCTGTTTTCGGAAGATGGACTGCGGCGCGTGTTCGCAGCCATTGAAGCCGGCGGGTTTGAATTGAGCGACAATGCCCGCCGCATGCTGCGGCTACAACGCAGCTACGTGAGCACCATAGCGCCAGTGGTGCGTTTCCTGCAAAACAAGGATACCACGCTGGCCTCCCGCATCTGTCACAGCCGCTTTCTACCCGAAGCCAGCCGCTTTGATAACGTAGCTGATCTGGAGGCTGCCTTCGGTACCATGGGCCTCACCGACCAAGCACGGCACTTGGCTACGCTGTACCTAGAAGACCTTGGCGACTTGATCAAGGAGACGGTAGGACCCCAGTTCGGCTTTTCGCGCTACGCCGAGAAGCTAGCCATGTCGGCTACCACCTTTGATGCCATGCACGAGGCCCTACGGGCTGATCCCAACTTGCTGGACCTGATGCTGCTGGAGCTTCTCGATGAGCTACTAGCCCGCGTGCAGCCCGATGTGGTGGGCTTCACTGTTCCATTTCCCGGCAACCTCTACGGCGCACTACGGCTGGCAGACCGCGTAAAGGCAACCCGCCCTGCCACCAAAACCCTGATGGGTGGTGGCTACCCTAACACAGAGCTACGCCAGATTCAGGAGCCCCGCTTTTTCGACTATATTGACTACCTGACCCTCGATGACGGCGAAGGCCCCTGGCTACGTCTACTGGAATACATCAGCAAGCAACTGCCCGCTGTCAGCCAGCAGGTCAGCGAAAAGACTACACCGGCATACCAGGTAGCCAACAGTCAGCTAGTTGGCTTCTTCACCCAGACAGTAAGCACTATCCCGGATGTAGCATTGGAAAGCGGGCCGTTGACACCCGACAAGCACTACCTCACCTTGCAGCGCACGTTTTTGCGCGATGGCGCGGGGCAGGTGCAGTACATCAACCACCCACACCCCGATATTCCGCACCCGGAAGTGGGCACGCCGGATTATTCTGATTTACCGCTGAGCGAGTATCTGTCGGTGATTGAGGTGCTGAACCCGATGCACCGCCTGTGGAGCGACGGCCGCTGGAACAAGCTAACGGTGGCGCATGGCTGTTATTGGAAGCGCTGTTCGTTTTGCGACGTAACGCTGGACTACATTTCTCGCTACGAAACGGCGCCGGCTACCTTGCTCGTGGACCGCATCGAGCAGATCATAGCCCAAACCGGCCAAACTGGCTTTCACTTCGTGGACGAAGCGGCTCCCCCGCTGGCGCTCCGCGACTTGGCAATTGAGCTGTTGAAGCGCCGAGTTAGCATCACGTGGTGGGGCAATATTCGCTTCGAGAAAACCTTCACTCCCGACTTGTGCCGGCTGCTAGCTGCTTCGGGCTGCATAGCGGTATCGGGTGGTTTGGAGGTGGCTTCGGACAGGCTGCTGGCCCTGATGGAAAAGGGTGTGACCATTGCGCAGGTGGCTCGCGTAACGGATGGATTCACGCAGGCCGGCATTATGGTGCACGCTTATCTGATGTACGGCTTTCCCACCCAAACCGCGCAGGAAACTGTGGACAGCCTGGAGGTGGTGCGGCAGCTCTTTGCGGCGGGTATTGTGCAGAGCGGCTACTGGCACCGCTTCTCGATGACGGCTCACTCACCAGTAGGCAAGAACCCAACGAAATACCAAGTGGTACCGGTTGGCCCTGAGCCCGGCCCCTTCGCTTGGAACGACCTGTGGCACGACGACCCCACCGGCACCGACCACGAGCAGTTTGGGGCTGGCTTGGCCAAAGCACTTTATAACTACCTGCACGGTGTGGCCCTACAAGAGCCCCTCAGCTTCTGGTTTGATTTTCGGGTGCCCAAAACCACGGTTTCGCGTCAGCTTATCCAGCAAGCGCTACAGGAGCCTGCCAAGCCTGATGTGGCCAAACAGAACCAACGGTTGTTTTGGCTGGGCAACGCCCCCGAGCTACGGCAAGAGTCCGGCAAGAAAGGGCCGCGCGCCGTTCTGACCTTCTATGAGCAAGCCGAAGACTTCGAAGTTACTGTGCCGGCGGCTTTGGGTTCCTGGCTTCAGGAAGTACTTGCTACCCTAACGCAGGAGTACGACACCAAGCTTTCACTTAAGGATATAGCCCGCACCTTTCCGGCCGGGCATTCCTTCCAGCAGTTTCTGGAGTCGGCGGCGTGGCAGCTGCTACGGGAGAAAGGCTTGTTGGTGCTTTAAACGCCGCTAGTTGCTACGCCATTCCTTCACGGCAGTAGTGTAGCCAGCGGCTGGCCGGGGCCACGTCCATTTGCCTTCCGCACTCAGACCGCCGGGCACCCGAAAATTGGCATCGGCCTTTGGAAACGTACGAATTACAATCCCACTACGGCGCGAACCGCGTCCGCCACGCAAGCGCTGCGTGCTTTCCTGTACGTTCAGGGAAGTATCAGCAGCGGCGTATAAGCCCAGCATGGGTACGCGCTGGCGACTAAGCGCCTGAAACGGCTTGGCCTCATCAGCAGAAGACACGGGTACATTTTCCAGCACGACAAAAGCCGCCCGGGGTGAAACCAACGTGGCAGCTGGCACCACGGCCGCTGCTGTAGTACCGCGGGCCCATACCCCAATGCGGGTGGTGTCAATAGTTGGAGCCCGGCGTAGGGCGAGCAATATCGTGGTGGCCGTACGTAGTGCGGTAGAGTCCTCGGGGGAAGTGGCCGGGGCGACAGTCACCACAGTGGTAATGAAGCCTTGCCCTGCTAATTGATTTGCTCGGGCATTGGCAACGTTCTGGTGGGTTGCATCTGTGAAAAGAGCCACAGCCGAGTGCAACGAGGCAGTGTCGTTGGGTACGAGCACAGTAAGAGCAGGCGCGTTCAAGCCAGCTTGGGCAGGCAGTTGCTTTTCCTGATATGAGCGAGGCTCAGGCTGGCCGCGGCGCACCCACACAAAATCGGCCCGGGCGCTGTCCTGAGCAAGTATGCCCCGCAGGAAATCTCCCTCCCGGATAGCGGTGATCTGCATACCACCTGGCTGGGCGGCCTCTTCGAAGCGTAGCTGCGGCTCGGTATAGCTTAAGTTGGTAGCGGCAAAGCCCAGGTCTTCTATTTCGGGGAAGTGCAGATCCGCCTCTAGTTGGCCGGGCCGGCTTTCGCGCAGGTCCAATACAGTTTGCAACTCGGTACCCTGGTAGCTAATGGTGCCTTCATAGTGACCAGTAGGCAACGAAACCACGCTTTTCTGCCCAGAATCGAGGGAACAACCCGCCAGCAACACGACAAAGGCGGGCCACCACACGAGCCAGCAGCCCCAAAGCGGAATGGAATCCAAGGATTTATTTCTCACGCAAACAGCAGGATGAACCAAGCCCAAAGGTAAAGCCGGAAGTTTAACTTCGTTTGAACACCTCACCACCTCGCCTACCACCACCGCCGAAACGCTACAATCCTTTGCGCATCAGCAGATCGGTCTGCACGTCGGTACCCAACACAAATTCGTGCTGCCCGATGACTTTGAACCCGAACCGCTGGTAAAACTCGATGGCGCGCGTGT is from Hymenobacter tibetensis and encodes:
- a CDS encoding TonB-dependent receptor plug domain-containing protein, producing the protein MIDFSGQLKSSKLLCRGGATALLAVLGLASAPAKAQQASTSPLDSIQSLPNVRVQGIHLSRFAVGSRVSTLDSSAFAITGSTVADALAVRTPLYLKEYGPGQLASIAIRGTSAQHTAVLWNGFNIMLPTLGQNDFALLPLSGVSQVAVQHGPAGGTYGTGAVGGTLLLSAPAVWGAGPRVRVQADAGSYGLRAGSVEGSFSNQRIAMRTAASYRTADNDFPYEVREITGLTRYRQQNAAQQQWSFAQDATLRVGQQGEVQASVWLTEANREIQPSIGSANSNATQHDQSRRLLAGYRHVSARHESGVRVAWFEDVLDYLSDGVESFSQVRTTQAQADHTVNFKSKASLRGGVEAQHFAVAPGLYRGAVDENRFAGYLLFRYDPHPVLHLSANLRQAILPGRQVPLTPTVGAEWEVLHTEQQQVLVKASASRSYRAPTLNERYWPQGGNPDLRPESGYGYEAGLQHSIKPTKQLKVSSELTAFQQLVDDWVEWRTDPRTSFISPNNLRQVRARGLEASSHLTWRQGQYQLQARASYALTQSEKTRGASDDLVPVGRQLAYVPLHTAALTTDHSWRRWQVATALRFTGYRYVYTGTQYLPAYALLNATVSYTLRLQQTYALTVTGQGFNLTNTSYQTYEARAMPPRWGSLGLRLQWR
- a CDS encoding B12-binding domain-containing radical SAM protein, translating into MSTLRILLITPPLTQLNTPYPATAYLKGFLSGRGYSHVKQADLGLELVLKLFSEDGLRRVFAAIEAGGFELSDNARRMLRLQRSYVSTIAPVVRFLQNKDTTLASRICHSRFLPEASRFDNVADLEAAFGTMGLTDQARHLATLYLEDLGDLIKETVGPQFGFSRYAEKLAMSATTFDAMHEALRADPNLLDLMLLELLDELLARVQPDVVGFTVPFPGNLYGALRLADRVKATRPATKTLMGGGYPNTELRQIQEPRFFDYIDYLTLDDGEGPWLRLLEYISKQLPAVSQQVSEKTTPAYQVANSQLVGFFTQTVSTIPDVALESGPLTPDKHYLTLQRTFLRDGAGQVQYINHPHPDIPHPEVGTPDYSDLPLSEYLSVIEVLNPMHRLWSDGRWNKLTVAHGCYWKRCSFCDVTLDYISRYETAPATLLVDRIEQIIAQTGQTGFHFVDEAAPPLALRDLAIELLKRRVSITWWGNIRFEKTFTPDLCRLLAASGCIAVSGGLEVASDRLLALMEKGVTIAQVARVTDGFTQAGIMVHAYLMYGFPTQTAQETVDSLEVVRQLFAAGIVQSGYWHRFSMTAHSPVGKNPTKYQVVPVGPEPGPFAWNDLWHDDPTGTDHEQFGAGLAKALYNYLHGVALQEPLSFWFDFRVPKTTVSRQLIQQALQEPAKPDVAKQNQRLFWLGNAPELRQESGKKGPRAVLTFYEQAEDFEVTVPAALGSWLQEVLATLTQEYDTKLSLKDIARTFPAGHSFQQFLESAAWQLLREKGLLVL
- a CDS encoding AraC family transcriptional regulator, coding for MKTTLLHIKNMVCPRCVEAVRTVLEQAGYHPTEVTLGHAQLDKDTPADPAAVAPILREAGFDVLMGRAEQMTEQIKGALAEYLEHLRTARMPLTTSAFLTDRFAATYSHLSKVFSRTANLTIEKYLIRLKIEQVKEMLSYGEMTLSEIADQMRYSSGQHLSNQFRQVTGRSVSEFRRDILPKRLSLDQLA
- a CDS encoding YncE family protein; this translates as MSTSFRIFPLFTRAVAVGAGALALLSCNPDDDSQSTPLYNLSKDGSNVLVLNEGQFGTPNGEISLFSKTTKKILNNNAFRTINQRDIGDVIQSMLVVGDRGYIVVNNSKKVEVIDVRTFGEVATVDGLDQPRYAVAAGPDKVYISEWTSGTTGRVAVLDTRTNKVSKTVPVGGRPEQMLLAGGKVYVPNSDQNTVTVINASTDAVESTLTVTEGPSALVQDASGAIWVSCSGITRYGGPPSYAVISSTPGSLIKLNAAASAAALTLPFTRSGPANLQLNAAGTELYYRYSGGVYRMSTTASTLPTTPIIRRSFYGFNVDPQDNTIYGAIAPYTTTGKFIRYQASGTAIDSFNVGLLPNGFVFY